A DNA window from Gasterosteus aculeatus chromosome 16, fGasAcu3.hap1.1, whole genome shotgun sequence contains the following coding sequences:
- the scn1laa gene encoding sodium channel, voltage-gated, type I-like, alpha isoform X1 codes for MAQLLAPPGPDSFRPLSRDSLKAIERRIAEEKAKKPKKEKRKRKDENKPKPSRELEAGKSLPLLYGDAPKGMVSTPLEDLDPFYCNQKTFIVLNRGNVIFRFNAAPALYLLSPFNLLRRISIKILVHSLFSMFIMCTILANCAFMTRSQDSAQWAKYVEYTFTAIYTLESVIKILARGFCIGKFTFLRDPWNWLDFSVIVLAYATALIPGLGNFSALRIFRVLRAFKAISVIPGLKTIVGALFQSVKKLVHVMILTVFCLSVFALIGLQLFMGHLKQKCVRIPNNDTSYNGTENGTFNWETYKINSSNHYYLPGKRDPLLCGNGSEAGQCPDGFFCCKAGNNPDYNYTSFDSFGWAFLSLFRLMTQDYWENLYQQTLRASGKPYMIFFVLVIFLGSFYLINLILAVVAMAYEEQSQVTIKEGIEKEEEFQAMLEQLKRQQEDAQAAATAAGAGEASDKVTGPESSSDTSKLSSKSAKERRNRRRKKKEEEGKGADEKVPKSGVNESRDGVWKGRCRFSVDANQLNYDMKCSSAHQSFLSFRGPLFSSRRNSKTSLFSFRSQAQENGSDNEFADDENSIFEDNLSRRGSFFHPRSCDRRSSSMSQRSFLSHLLFSPNGIKHSSVNCNGVVSLVGGNSLPSSPVGLLLPKVMVDMASTGDNADTTDTEYRQAVGGTEQEFMDFLEGPEARQRAYSIASVITNTMEELEESRQKCPPCWYDFAHTFLIWDRCPAWLKIKRIVKLIVMDPFGDLTITICIVLNTLFMAMEHYPMSPGFIQMLNVGNLIFTSIFTAEMVLKIIALDPYYYFQEKWNIFDAVIVGLSLIELCSSKPGSVSVLRSFRLLRVFKLAKSWPTLNTLIKIIGNSVGALGNLTLVLAIIVFIFAVVGMQLFGKRYEECVCKISADCTLPRWHMKDFFHSFLIVFRVLCGEWIETMWDCMEVAGTHMCITVYMMVMVIGNLVVLNLFLALLLSSFSADNLAAIEDDSEMNNLQIAIGRIRRGFAFTKSLLRNSCNSVCLRRKKKWKGEENSLDELHKTLGPNGVPNHTIKDFPKNGNGDVTGVDKTGDKYIVSSKSDDSIMSFINNPSLTVTVPIAVGESDFENLNTEDFSSLSSDAAGCKVIVEDDGQLSSSDGSTVDLGPGGEGGESMDFELDNSMVPDACFPDGCVKRFECCQVNAEVGWWKVWWKLRKTCFRIVEHNWFESFIIFMILLSSGALAFEDVYIAKRKNIQIVLQFADKIFTYIFILEMLLKWVAYGFAKYFTNAWCWLDFLIVDVSLVTTVANALGYSDLGAIKSLRTLRALRPLRALSRFDGMRVVVNALLGAIPSIFNVLLVCLIFWLIFSIMGVNLLAGKYGHCVNRTSDMDFNTSEVKNKSDCDSLGKEIAIWKIAKINFDNVGMGYLALLQVATFKGWMSIMYPAVDSQSMAEEQPEYEINLKMYMYFVVFIIFGAFFTLNLFIGVIIDNFNQQKKKFGGQDIFMTEEQKKYYNAMKKLGSKKPQKPIPRPSNKIQGYIFDFTTKQAFEIIIMVLIWLNMVAMMVETDDQSAETTEVLRKINIFFIIIFTGECLLKMISLRHYFFTNGWNVFDFIVVVLSIIGMFLANLIEKYFVSPTLFRVIRLARIGRVLRLIKSAKGIRTLLFALMMSLPALFNIGLLLFLVMFIYAIFGMSNFAYVKRESGIDDLFNFETFGNSMICLFQITTSAGWDGLLAPILNNHEDDCNNSTEHPGSHIKGDCGNPPVGIAFFVSYIIICFLIVVNMYIAVILENFSVATEESADPLSEDDFETFYEVWERFDPRATQFMEYDKLSEFADALDPPLRIAMPNKMELISMDLPMVSGERIHCLDILFAFTKRVLGEGGEMDILRGQMEERFVASNPSKLSYEPITTTLLRKQEDTSATIIQRAFRRYSRKHAARSPSDTRGGNIQKDVTLIDDGDLVTGKLQDISSDDKSEPTPSAVPQPPCNNVTTNGKNKYEKDKSEKEVEGKDVRER; via the exons ATGGCACAGCTGCTTGCACCACCAGGTCCAGACAGCTTCCGCCCCTTAAGTCGTGACTCCCTCAAAGCCATCGAGAGACGTATCGCGGAGGAGAAAGCCAAGAAACccaagaaagagaagagaaaacgcAAGGATGAGAATAAGCCCAAACCCAGCCGTGAGCTGGAAGCGGGCAAATCCCTCCCTTTGCTGTATGGGGATGCTCCTAAAGGCATGGTTTCGACACCGCTGGAGGACCTCGATCCCTTCTACTGTAATCAGAAA aCTTTTATAGTATTAAACAGAGGAAATGTCATCTTCCGCTTCAACGCTGCTCCTGCCTTGTACCTCCTGAGCCCCTTCAACCTTCTTAGAAGAATATCAATAAAGATTTTGGTACACTCAT TGTTCAGTATGTTCATCATGTGCACTATCCTCGCTAACTGTGCATTTATGACACGCAGTCAGGATTCGGCCCAGTGGGCGAAGTATGTTGA GTACACATTCACTGCAATCTATACGCTTGAATCCGTCATTAAAATTTTAGCCCGAGGGTTCTGCATAGGGAAGTTCACCTTTCTAAGAGATCCCTGGAACTGGCTGGATTTCAGTGTAATTGTCCTGGC GTATGCAACGGCACTGATTCCAGGCCTAGGTAATTTTTCGGCGCTTCGAATATTCAGAGTGCTAAGAGCTTTTAAAGCTATTTCAGTTATCCCAG GCCTGAAGACCATCGTGGGTGCCTTGTTCCAGTCAGTGAAGAAGCTTGTACATGTGATGATTCTCACCGTCTTCTGCTTGAGCGTCTTTGCCCTCATAGGGTTACAACTGTTTATGGGCCATTTAAAGCAAAAGTGTGTAAGGATTCCTAATAATGACACCTCATACAATGGAACAGAAAACGGCACATTCAACTGGGAGACGTACAAGATCAATAGCA GTAATCATTATTACCTTCCAGGCAAGCGAGATCCATTGCTTTGTGGAAACGGCAGTGAAGCTGG GCAGTGTCCAGAtggttttttttgctgcaaagCAGGAAACAACCCTGACTATAATTACACCAGTTTTGACTCTTTTGGTTGGgccttcctctctctgtttcgACTGATGACACAGGACTACTGGGAAAACCTTTACCAGCAG ACGTTGCGAGCGTCTGGGAAGCCCTACATGATCTTTTTTGTGCTGGTGATATTCCTTGGTTCTTTCTACCTGATCAACCTGATCTTGGCTGTCGTAGCCATGGCCTACGAGGAGCAGAGTCAGGTCACCATAAAGGAGGGGattgagaaggaggaagagtttCAGGCCATGCTTGAGCAGCTGAAACGGCAGCAAGAGGACGCTCAG GCAGCGGCAACTGCTGCAGGCGCTGGGGAGGCAAGCGATAAAGTCACTGGCCCTGAGAGCTCCTCTGACACCTCCAAGCTCAGCTCCAAAAGTGCCAAAGAGAGACGTAACAGacgcaggaaaaaaaaggaggaagagggcaaAGGGGCCGATGAGAAGGTTCCTAAATCAGGAGTCAACGAATCACGCGACGGTGTGTGGAAAGGCCGCTGCCGCTTCTCTGTGGACGCAAACCAGCTCAACTATGACATGAAATGCTCATCCGCACATCAG TCCTTTCTGAGCTTTCGTGGACCCCTCTTCTCATCCAGAAGGAACAGCAAGACCAGCCTTTTCAGTTTCCGAAGCCAAGCGCAGGAAAATGGCTCAGATAATGAGTTTGCCGATGATGAGAACAGCATTTTTGAGGACAACCTGAGTCGGAGGGgctctttttttcatcccagAAGTTGTGATCGACGCAGCAGCAGTATGAGCCAACGGAGTTTCTTATCGCATCTCCTTTTTTCACCCAATGGGATAAAGCACAGCTCTGTAAACTGCAATGGCGTTGTTTCTCTCGTGGGTGGGAATTCACTCCCATCATCACCTGTGGGGCTCCTTCTGCCTAAGGTGATGGTCGATATGGCCTCCACTGGAGACAAT GCTGACACCACTGACACGGAGTACAGACAGGCGGTTGGAGGAACAGAACAGGAGTTTATGGACTTCCTGGAGGGTCCAGAGGCCAGACAAAGAGCTTACAGTATAGCCAGTGTCATAACCAACACTATGGAGG AGCTTGAAGAATCGAGGCAGAAGTGTCCTCCTTGCTGGTACGATTTTGCCCACACCTTCCTCATCTGGGACCGTTGTCCAGCATGGCTAAAGATCAAGAGGATAGTTAAACTAATTGTGATGGATCCATTTGGGGACCTCACCATCACCATCTGCATTGTACTCAACACATTGTTTATGGCCATGGAGCATTATCCAATGTCCCCTGGTTTCATCCAAATGCTAAACGTGGGCAATCTG aTATTCACAAGTATCTTCACGGCCGAAATGGTCCTCAAGATCATTGCTTTGGACCCATACTATTACTTCCAGGAGAAATGGAATATTTTCGATGCAGTCATTGTCGGTTTAAGCTTGATAGAGCTTTGCTCTTCCAAACCGGGCAGCGTGTCTGTTCTGAGGTCATTCAGATTG ttgaGAGTATTCAAGTTGGCCAAATCATGGCCCACACTTAACACGCTGATCAAAATAATTGGTAATTCAGTGGGTGCTTTGGGCAACCTGACGCTGGTATTGGCCATTATTGTCTTCATCTTTGCCGTGGTCGGCATGCAGCTGTTTGGAAAACGCTACgaggaatgtgtgtgtaaaatctCTGCCGATTGCACTCTGCCCCGCTGGCACATGAAGGACTTCTTTCATTCATTCCTCATTGTGTTCCGAGTGCTATGTGGAGAGTGGATAGAGACCATGTGGGACTGTATGGAGGTGGCTGGGACCCACATGTGCATCACTGTCTACATGATGGTCATGGTTATTGGAAACCTTGTG GTGCTGAACTTGTTCCTGGCCCTGCTGCTGAGTTCGTTCAGTGCTGACAATCTGGCAGCGATAGAAGATGATAGCGAAATGAACAACCTGCAGATTGCCATTGGTCGGATTCGCAGAGGCTTCGCCTTCACCAAGTCCCTGCTTCGAAACAGCTGTAACAGTGTTTGTctaaggaggaagaaaaaatggAAGGGTGAGGAAAACTCTCTGGACGAGCTCCACAAAACTTTAGGGCCAAATGGTGTCCCCAACCATACCATCAAAGACTTCCCTAAGAACGGAAATGGGGATGTGACCGGAGTGGACAAAACCGGAGACAAGTACATAGTCAGCAGCAAGAGTGATGATTCTATAATGTCTTTCATCAACAATCCCAGTCTCACTGTCACAGTCCCCATAGCAGTGGGAGAGTCTGACTTTGAGAACCTTAACACGGAGGACTTCAGCAGTCTCTCGTCTGATGCAGCAGGATGCAAAGTG ATTGTAGAAGACGATGGCCAGCTCAGCTCCTCTGATGGCAGCACAGTAGACTTGGGTCCaggcggggagggaggagagtcgATGGACTTTGAATTGGACAACTCTATGGTACCTGACGCCTGCTTTCCTGATG GCTGCGTTAAACGGTTTGAGTGCTGTCAGGTCAATGCGGAGGTGGGCTGGTGGAAGGTTTGGTGGAAGCTCAGGAAGACCTGTTTCCGGATCGTTGAGCACAACTGGTTCGAgagcttcatcatcttcatgatCCTGCTTAGCAGTGGAGCACTG GCATTTGAGGATGTCTACATTGCGAAGAGGAAGAACATTCAAATAGTGTTGCAATTTGCAGACAAGATCTTCACCTATATCTTCATCCTGGAGATGTTACTGAAGTGGGTGGCATATGGATTTGCCAAGTATTTTACCAATGCCTGGTGCTGGCTGGACTTCCTCATTGTTGAT GTGTCACTGGTCACCACCGTAGCCAATGCTCTGGGGTATTCTGACCTCGGCGCCATCAAGTCTCTGAGAACCCTTCGAGCTCTGAGGCCACTCAGAGCCCTGTCACGGTTTGATGGCATGAGG GTGGTTGTCAATGCCCTGCTCGGAGCCATTCCTTCCATCTTCAATGTGCTGCTAGTTTGTCTCATCTTTTGGCTCATCTTCAGCATCATGGGAGTTAACCTATTAGCTGGAAAGTATGGCCATTGTGTCAACAGAACCTCAGATATGGATTTCAATACATCGGAGGTGAAAAACAAGTCAGATTGTGATAGTTTGGGCAAAGAAATTGCTATCTGGAAGATTGCCAAAATCAACTTTGACAATGTTGGCATGGGTTACCTTGCGCTGCTGCAAGTG GCTACATTCAAGGGCTGGATGAGTATCATGTATCCTGCTGTGGACTCGCAAAGCATG GCAGAAGAACAACCAGAATATGAGATCAACCTTAAGATGTAcatgtattttgtagttttcatcATATTTGGAGCCTTCTTCACACTCAATCTCTTTATCGGCGTTATCATAGACAATTTCaatcagcaaaagaaaaag TTTGGAGGTCAAGACATCTTCATGACTGAAGAACAGAAAAAATATTACAATGCCATGAAAAAGCTGGGATCAAAGAAACCACAAAAGCCTATTCCTAGACCATCG AACAAAATTCaaggatacatttttgacttcaCCACAAAACAAGCCTtcgaaataataataatggtttTAATATGGCTAAATATGGTAGCCATGATGGTGGAAACTGACGATCAGTCTGCGGAAACAACTGAAGTTCTccgtaaaataaatatattttttattatcatcTTCACTGGAGAGTGTTTATTGAAGATGATCTCACTTCGCCATTACTTTTTCACAAATGGTTGGAATGTATTTGATTTCATCGTCGTCGTCCTGTCAATCATTG GCATGTTTCTCGCAAACCTGATTGAGAAGTATTTTGTCTCACCAACCTTATTCAGAGTCATCCGCTTGGCCCGTATTGGACGCGTCCTCCGCCTTATTAAAAGTGCCAAAGGCATCCGCACACTCCTGTTTGCcttgatgatgtcacttcctgccttgttcaACATTGGTCTCCTACTCTTCTTGGTGATGTTTATCTATGCCATCTTTGGCATGTCAAACTTTGCTTATGTCAAGAGGGAATCAGGCATTGACGACCTTTTTAACTTTGAGACATTTGGCAACAGCATGATTTGTTTGTTCCAGATTACCACTTCAGCAGGGTGGGATGGCCTGCTAGCGCCCATTCTCAACAATCATGAGGATGATTGTAACAATAGCACGGAGCATCCCGGCAGTCACATTAAGGGAGACTGTGGGAATCCTCCTGTAGGCATCGCCTTCTTCGTGAGCTACATCATCATCTGTTTCCTGATCGTGGTCAATATGTACATTGCAGTTATCCTAGAAAACTTCAGTGTGGCCACGGAGGAGAGCGCGGACCCACTAAGTGAGGATGATTTTGAAACATTTTACGAGGTCTGGGAAAGGTTTGATCCTCGTGCGACGCAGTTCATGGAGTACGATAAGCTGTCCGAATTCGCCGACGCACTGGATCCACCGTTGCGCATAGCCATGCCTAACAAGATGGAACTGATCTCAATGGATCTACCGATGGTGAGCGGCGAACGCATTCACTGCCTGGACATCCTGTTTGCGTTTACAAAACGCGTTCTGGGcgagggaggagagatggatATTCTGAGGGGGCAGATGGAGGAGCGCTTCGTGGCCTCCAATCCTTCTAAATTGTCCTACGAACCCATCACCACCACTCTGCTCCGTAAACAGGAGGACACATCCGCCACTATCATCCAGAGAGCATTCAGGAGATATTCAAGGAAACATGCTGCTAGGAGTCCCTCTGACACACGCGGGGGCAACATTCAAAAGGATGTAACGCTCATTGACGATGGGGATCTGGTCACAGGCAAACTTCAAGACATTTCTAGTGATGATAAAAGTGAACCGACACCTTCAGCAGTCCCTCAGCCTCCGTGTAACAATGTGacaacaaatggaaaaaacaaatatgaaaaagaCAAGAGTGAAAAGGAGGTTGAGGGCAAAGATGTCAGAGAGCGATAG